The proteins below are encoded in one region of Flavobacterium nackdongense:
- a CDS encoding glycosyltransferase family 2 protein: protein MQLSIIILNYNVRYFLELCVLSVQKAVENIDAEIIVIDNNSADDSCAMIKQRFPNVKLIENSENSGFPKGNNVGVAAAKGEYICILNPDTVVAEDTFSKVLAFAKRQNDLGIVGCKLIDGTGNFLPECKRGVPTPFVAFTKITGLYKVSPKLFGKYYAQHLSENETGKVDILVGAFMVMKRDLYNEIGGFDEDCFMYSDDIDLSYMALKKGKSNYYYHETSVIHYKGESTVKDGAYMKRFQEAMNFFYKKHFKVSFLFSVFMKLGIFFFSLVKMIQGNPSRSFGTKPNPEKYILVSDSETSGAILRKKIENQLKKPVVCQLGSQSFSVSSTAEIIFDQNYLKFKTIITTLEANKKKGLTFKIHPESSDFLIGSNSSFDRGDVIKFSVF from the coding sequence TTGCAACTATCCATCATCATTCTCAATTACAATGTTCGGTACTTTCTCGAACTTTGCGTTCTAAGTGTTCAAAAAGCAGTCGAAAATATAGACGCTGAAATTATTGTTATAGACAATAACTCAGCAGATGACAGTTGCGCAATGATAAAACAGCGTTTTCCGAACGTTAAACTCATAGAAAATTCTGAAAATTCAGGTTTTCCAAAAGGAAATAACGTCGGTGTAGCTGCGGCTAAAGGTGAATATATTTGTATTTTAAATCCCGATACTGTTGTAGCAGAAGATACTTTTTCGAAAGTTTTGGCTTTCGCCAAAAGACAAAATGATTTAGGTATTGTAGGTTGTAAGCTCATTGATGGGACGGGGAATTTTCTGCCTGAATGTAAGCGTGGTGTTCCAACGCCATTTGTGGCTTTTACCAAAATTACGGGTTTGTATAAAGTGTCACCAAAATTATTCGGAAAGTATTATGCTCAACATTTATCGGAGAATGAAACGGGTAAAGTGGATATTCTTGTCGGTGCTTTTATGGTGATGAAGAGAGATTTGTACAATGAAATTGGGGGTTTCGACGAGGATTGTTTTATGTATTCTGACGATATAGATTTGTCATATATGGCCTTGAAAAAGGGAAAGTCAAATTATTATTATCACGAAACTTCGGTTATACATTATAAAGGGGAGAGCACCGTAAAAGACGGAGCCTATATGAAACGCTTTCAGGAAGCGATGAATTTCTTTTACAAAAAGCATTTTAAAGTGTCTTTTTTATTTTCAGTTTTTATGAAATTGGGAATTTTCTTTTTTTCATTGGTCAAAATGATTCAAGGAAACCCATCCCGAAGTTTCGGGACAAAGCCTAATCCTGAAAAATATATTCTGGTATCAGATTCGGAAACTTCAGGCGCAATTTTGAGAAAAAAAATAGAAAATCAATTGAAAAAACCAGTCGTTTGTCAACTAGGTTCGCAATCGTTTTCGGTAAGTTCAACTGCAGAAATCATTTTTGACCAAAATTATCTCAAGTTTAAGACCATAATTACTACTTTGGAAGCCAATAAAAAAAAGGGTTTAACTTTTAAAATTCATCCCGAATCCTCTGACTTCTTGATTGGTAGCAACAGTAGTTTTGACAGGGGAGATGTCATAAAATTCAGTGTTTTTTGA
- a CDS encoding type II toxin-antitoxin system RelE/ParE family toxin produces the protein MEVLWRKKAFYELEAIYKYIKKESPQNAILVFNGIYDLAASLTDFPYKFPIDPFVNIEKVRFAVIWSFKIIYAVEKDKVVILRVFNTKQNPKKLKK, from the coding sequence ATGGAAGTCCTTTGGAGAAAAAAGGCTTTTTATGAATTAGAAGCAATTTATAAATATATTAAAAAAGAAAGTCCGCAAAATGCAATATTGGTTTTCAATGGCATTTATGATTTGGCAGCCTCACTCACAGATTTTCCTTATAAATTTCCGATCGATCCATTTGTTAATATCGAAAAAGTTAGGTTTGCAGTAATATGGAGTTTTAAAATTATTTACGCTGTTGAAAAAGATAAGGTCGTAATTTTAAGAGTTTTTAATACTAAGCAAAATCCAAAAAAACTTAAAAAGTAA
- a CDS encoding OmpA family protein, with protein sequence MKKTISFGLAILFVLANLTTSCSSVKNANNAQKGAGIGVAAGALVGGLIGASSGNAAAGAAIGAAIGGAAGGLIGHKMDKQAREISQSLPGADVQRVGEGIHLTLKEDSVLFDTGKATLTDRAKTNLDKLIPVFTEYSDTNIEIYGYTDNTGSAAFNLTLSEKRAESVKTYLISKGLVASRFKTTGLGIEQPIATNDTPEGRSQNRRVEFAITANDKMKEDAKKEAGQ encoded by the coding sequence ATGAAAAAAACAATATCATTTGGATTAGCTATTTTGTTTGTATTGGCCAATCTTACTACAAGTTGTAGCTCTGTAAAAAATGCTAATAATGCACAAAAAGGAGCCGGAATTGGTGTGGCTGCAGGAGCTTTGGTCGGAGGATTAATTGGTGCTAGTTCAGGAAATGCTGCGGCTGGGGCTGCTATTGGTGCCGCCATAGGTGGAGCCGCCGGTGGATTGATAGGTCATAAAATGGACAAACAAGCCAGAGAAATAAGTCAATCTTTGCCCGGTGCCGATGTGCAACGAGTAGGCGAGGGGATTCATTTGACATTAAAAGAAGATTCGGTACTTTTTGATACTGGAAAAGCCACCTTAACCGATAGAGCCAAAACCAATTTGGACAAATTAATACCTGTTTTTACTGAATATTCAGATACCAATATTGAGATTTATGGGTATACCGATAATACTGGATCGGCAGCATTCAATCTTACGCTTTCTGAAAAACGAGCCGAATCGGTTAAAACTTATTTAATCTCAAAAGGCCTAGTAGCCTCGCGTTTCAAAACCACTGGATTGGGAATTGAGCAACCCATCGCGACCAATGACACTCCAGAAGGTAGAAGTCAAAACCGTAGAGTTGAATTTGCCATTACAGCCAATGATAAAATGAAAGAGGATGCTAAAAAAGAAGCTGGACAATAA
- a CDS encoding lipocalin family protein, producing MKKFAALFLLVLFAIACKSTSTSTPAPAPVANTKLDKSSQVAIKGDWKITSVAYPGSDYFKVDSFGIADSQCFVGSVWNFISNNNKGYMSIATANCPAFSSPIVWSINKDGMFVLKIVETGVKSKTVTSGYVLRVANQTETSFQLIDKIDVGGQKKDITYQFEKLNNK from the coding sequence ATGAAGAAATTTGCCGCATTATTTTTGTTAGTATTGTTTGCGATTGCTTGCAAGTCTACGTCTACATCTACACCTGCACCTGCGCCGGTTGCCAACACGAAGTTGGACAAAAGTTCTCAGGTTGCCATCAAGGGTGATTGGAAAATCACAAGTGTTGCCTATCCGGGTTCAGACTATTTTAAGGTAGATTCCTTCGGAATTGCCGATTCACAATGCTTCGTGGGTAGTGTTTGGAACTTTATCTCGAATAACAATAAAGGGTATATGAGTATTGCCACTGCCAATTGTCCCGCTTTTAGTTCGCCGATAGTTTGGAGTATCAACAAGGATGGAATGTTTGTTTTGAAAATTGTTGAAACTGGAGTGAAATCAAAAACCGTTACTTCGGGTTATGTATTGCGTGTTGCCAATCAAACAGAAACCTCTTTTCAGTTGATTGATAAGATTGATGTAGGCGGGCAAAAAAAGGATATTACCTATCAATTCGAAAAATTAAATAACAAATAA
- the htpG gene encoding molecular chaperone HtpG yields the protein MTTGKINVSVENIFPLIKKFLYSDHEIFLRELISNGTDATLKLKHLSSIGEAKVDYGNPILEVKIDKEGKKLHIIDQGLGMTADEVEKYINQIAFSGAEEFLEKYKDSAKDSGIIGHFGLGFYSAFMVASKVEIITKSYKDEPAAHWICDGSPEFTLEPADKTSRGTEIILHIAEDSLEFLEEFKIRELLNRYNKFMPIPIKFGTKTETLPKPEDAPEDYVNETIEVDNFINNPNPAWTKQPADLTDEDYKSFYHELYPMQFEEPLFHIHLNVDYPFNLTGILYFPKLGADLQIQKDKIQLYQNQVFVTDNVEGIVPEFLTMLKGVIDSPDIPLNVSRSSLQADGAVKKISNYITRKVADKLKSLFTENREEFEQKWNDIKIVLEYGMLSEEKFYEKADAFVLYPTVDDKFYTLAELKENLKDNQTDKDGKLVVLYAGNKEAQHSYIEIAQEKGYQVLLLDSPIIPHLIQKIESNNNDMTFVRVDSDHIDNLIKKEETTISKLSDTEKETLKTSLEAYIPKAYTVQLQAMDSQAAPFIITQPEFMRRMKEMSQTGGGGMFGMGNMPEMYNLVVNTNSDLASNILNTEDKSAQENLVKQALDLAKLSQNLLKGEELTAFVKRSFELIK from the coding sequence ATGACAACTGGAAAAATTAATGTTTCTGTAGAAAACATCTTCCCTTTGATTAAGAAATTCTTATACAGCGATCACGAAATCTTTTTGCGTGAGTTGATTTCTAATGGAACGGATGCCACCTTAAAATTAAAACACCTTTCAAGCATTGGCGAAGCCAAAGTGGACTATGGCAACCCAATTCTAGAAGTAAAAATTGATAAAGAAGGCAAGAAATTGCATATTATCGACCAAGGTTTGGGGATGACCGCCGATGAAGTAGAAAAATACATCAACCAAATTGCCTTTTCAGGAGCCGAAGAATTCTTAGAAAAATACAAAGATTCTGCCAAAGATTCTGGAATTATTGGTCATTTTGGACTTGGTTTCTATTCTGCCTTTATGGTCGCTTCAAAAGTGGAAATCATTACAAAATCATACAAAGACGAACCAGCAGCCCACTGGATTTGCGACGGAAGCCCTGAATTTACTTTGGAGCCTGCCGATAAAACCTCTCGTGGAACTGAAATCATTTTGCACATTGCTGAAGATTCATTAGAATTTTTGGAAGAGTTCAAAATCAGAGAACTATTGAACCGATACAATAAGTTTATGCCTATTCCAATTAAATTTGGAACTAAAACAGAAACACTTCCTAAACCGGAAGACGCCCCTGAAGATTATGTAAATGAAACTATCGAAGTTGACAATTTTATCAACAATCCAAATCCGGCTTGGACCAAACAGCCAGCGGACTTAACTGATGAAGATTATAAAAGTTTTTATCACGAATTGTACCCAATGCAATTTGAAGAGCCTTTATTTCATATTCATTTAAATGTTGATTATCCTTTCAATTTGACAGGTATTCTCTATTTCCCAAAATTAGGTGCTGATTTACAAATCCAAAAAGACAAGATTCAATTGTACCAAAATCAGGTATTTGTAACGGACAACGTCGAAGGAATCGTACCTGAATTCTTGACAATGCTGAAAGGTGTAATTGATTCTCCAGATATTCCATTGAATGTTTCTCGTTCTAGCTTGCAAGCAGACGGAGCTGTGAAGAAAATTTCGAACTATATTACTCGTAAAGTAGCCGATAAATTGAAATCTTTATTCACTGAAAACCGCGAAGAGTTTGAGCAAAAGTGGAATGACATCAAAATTGTACTGGAATACGGAATGCTGTCTGAAGAGAAATTCTACGAAAAAGCCGATGCTTTCGTTTTGTATCCAACGGTTGATGATAAATTCTACACTTTAGCAGAATTGAAAGAAAATCTAAAGGATAATCAAACCGATAAAGATGGAAAACTAGTCGTTTTATATGCTGGAAATAAAGAAGCTCAACATTCCTATATAGAAATTGCTCAAGAAAAAGGATACCAAGTTTTACTTTTGGATTCTCCTATTATTCCGCATTTGATTCAAAAAATTGAAAGCAATAATAATGATATGACTTTCGTTCGTGTCGATTCAGACCATATAGATAATTTGATTAAAAAAGAGGAAACTACCATTTCCAAATTATCGGATACCGAAAAAGAAACTTTAAAAACCTCACTTGAAGCCTATATTCCAAAGGCATACACAGTGCAACTGCAAGCTATGGACAGTCAGGCGGCGCCATTCATCATCACGCAACCAGAATTTATGCGTCGTATGAAAGAAATGAGCCAAACCGGTGGAGGCGGAATGTTCGGAATGGGGAATATGCCAGAAATGTATAATTTGGTAGTCAATACCAACTCTGATTTGGCTTCCAATATCTTAAACACCGAAGACAAATCGGCTCAGGAAAACTTGGTAAAACAAGCTTTGGATTTGGCCAAATTATCTCAAAATTTATTGAAAGGCGAAGAACTTACGGCTTTCGTGAAAAGAAGTTTTGAATTGATAAAATAA
- a CDS encoding M20/M25/M40 family metallo-hydrolase: protein MRLVSSNKNLILFFLLSSIFQISFGQEKHLKNIQKLTFGGDNAEAYFSPNSQLLTMQVSNPKAGIPCDQIFLYDLQSNTYSSDNLKLISTGKGRTTCSYFMPDGKHILYASTHAASNECPAPPKPKDGKYLWAVYPEFDIYMADLTGKIVKQLTNSPGYDAEAVVSPDGKKIAFTSSRSGDLELWTMDIDGTNLKQITNGLGYDGGSFFSHDSKKLVFRSSRPKTEKDIAEYKALLKENVVMPTEMEIYTCNVDGSNLKQITQLGKANWAPFFHPSDKKIIFSSNHHSTRGYDFQLYMIDIDGENLEQITWESEFNAFPMFSPDGKKLVFSSNRQQNAARETNVFIADWIDTDDTELAKSVHLKKNISFLASDDLKGRLTGSKEETIAANYLVNQFKSLKLKPYEGKNYFQNFNYKVKLNPHDTIANSGLENTGKNVIAYLDNKASKTIVIGAHYDHLGLNQHHNSTKMNSEGEIHNGADDNASGVAGVLELARMYSQNKTIENVNYIFALFSGEEDGLIGSKFMAETLKNKYPNVIAMINMDMIGRLNDKKELTVGGIGTCPEFKNSVELNKPAGFNISLDESGVGPSDHTSFYLKDIPVLFFFTGTHSDYHKPTDDEDKINYTGEKNIVDYVFRVTNSIADLDKVEFTKTKITAAKTGAKYKVTLGIMPNYADSSDGLHVDGVTEDRPAQKAGILAGDIITKIGSCDVKEVYSYMECLSKIKSGEELPVTFKRNGETKTVTVKF from the coding sequence ATGCGACTAGTATCCTCAAACAAAAATTTAATTTTATTTTTTTTACTTTCTTCCATTTTTCAAATTAGTTTTGGACAAGAAAAACACCTTAAAAACATACAGAAACTAACTTTTGGAGGAGATAATGCCGAAGCTTATTTTAGTCCCAATAGTCAATTGTTGACTATGCAAGTTTCCAATCCCAAGGCTGGAATTCCTTGCGACCAAATCTTTTTGTATGATTTGCAAAGCAATACCTATTCTTCAGATAATTTAAAATTGATTTCCACCGGAAAAGGGCGTACCACTTGCTCTTATTTTATGCCGGATGGAAAGCACATTCTCTACGCATCAACTCACGCTGCTTCCAATGAATGTCCCGCTCCACCGAAACCAAAAGATGGAAAATACCTTTGGGCAGTTTATCCGGAGTTCGATATTTATATGGCTGATTTAACTGGAAAAATTGTAAAACAATTGACAAATTCTCCGGGATATGATGCCGAAGCTGTGGTTTCTCCTGACGGAAAGAAAATCGCTTTTACCAGCAGCCGAAGTGGTGATTTAGAACTTTGGACAATGGATATTGATGGAACAAATTTGAAACAAATCACCAATGGTTTAGGATATGATGGCGGAAGTTTCTTTTCGCACGATAGCAAAAAACTAGTATTTCGTTCTTCGCGTCCCAAAACCGAAAAAGACATAGCCGAATACAAAGCATTATTGAAAGAAAATGTGGTAATGCCGACCGAAATGGAAATTTACACATGCAATGTTGACGGTAGCAATCTAAAACAAATCACGCAATTAGGCAAAGCCAATTGGGCTCCATTTTTCCACCCATCGGACAAAAAAATTATATTTTCATCTAACCATCATTCCACTCGTGGGTATGATTTTCAGTTGTATATGATAGATATCGATGGCGAAAATTTAGAGCAAATTACTTGGGAAAGTGAATTCAATGCCTTCCCAATGTTTTCCCCTGACGGAAAAAAATTAGTTTTCTCCAGTAATCGCCAACAAAATGCAGCACGTGAAACGAATGTTTTTATTGCCGATTGGATCGATACTGATGATACGGAACTCGCCAAATCAGTCCATCTCAAAAAGAATATTTCTTTCTTGGCTTCTGATGATTTGAAAGGAAGGCTAACAGGTTCAAAAGAAGAAACAATAGCCGCTAATTATTTGGTTAATCAATTCAAAAGCTTAAAATTAAAACCTTACGAGGGCAAAAATTACTTTCAAAATTTTAATTACAAAGTAAAATTAAATCCTCACGACACTATTGCTAATAGCGGTTTGGAAAATACTGGAAAAAATGTCATTGCCTATTTAGATAATAAAGCGAGTAAAACTATTGTTATAGGCGCCCATTACGATCATTTAGGTTTGAACCAACACCATAATTCGACCAAAATGAATTCGGAAGGAGAAATCCACAATGGTGCCGATGACAATGCTTCTGGCGTTGCTGGCGTTTTAGAATTAGCCAGAATGTATTCTCAAAACAAAACCATCGAAAACGTAAATTATATTTTCGCTCTTTTTTCAGGTGAAGAAGATGGTTTAATTGGTTCTAAATTTATGGCTGAAACTTTGAAAAATAAGTATCCAAATGTAATCGCAATGATTAATATGGATATGATTGGGCGATTAAATGACAAAAAAGAATTGACAGTTGGCGGAATTGGAACTTGTCCCGAATTCAAAAATAGTGTTGAACTTAACAAACCGGCTGGATTTAATATCAGCCTAGACGAAAGTGGTGTAGGCCCATCAGACCATACTTCGTTTTATTTGAAAGATATTCCAGTATTGTTTTTCTTTACCGGAACACATTCAGACTACCACAAACCGACTGACGACGAAGACAAAATAAATTATACCGGTGAAAAAAATATTGTAGATTATGTTTTTAGAGTTACCAACTCCATTGCCGATTTAGATAAAGTTGAATTCACAAAAACCAAAATCACAGCAGCAAAAACCGGGGCAAAATACAAAGTAACACTAGGTATTATGCCCAATTACGCCGACAGTAGCGATGGGCTGCACGTAGATGGTGTAACCGAAGACAGACCAGCACAAAAAGCTGGAATTCTTGCGGGCGACATCATCACTAAAATTGGGAGCTGCGATGTAAAAGAAGTGTATAGTTATATGGAATGTCTCTCGAAAATAAAGTCAGGCGAGGAGCTTCCTGTAACCTTTAAAAGAAATGGAGAGACCAAAACAGTTACAGTAAAATTCTAA
- a CDS encoding DUF2721 domain-containing protein, whose translation MTLQIETPALLFSATSLILLAYTNRFLTIATIIRGLKKAYKEKASSMVLLEIKNLNLRLTLIRFMQMAGVLSLFLSVFSMLLLFIDEQEFGVYVFGLSLLSLLISLGLSFWEINISVGALRVHLSDLTEKKETEQW comes from the coding sequence ATGACTTTACAAATCGAAACCCCTGCCCTGCTTTTCTCTGCAACTTCATTGATTCTATTGGCCTATACCAATCGTTTTCTGACCATAGCAACCATCATAAGAGGTTTAAAAAAAGCATATAAAGAAAAGGCAAGTAGTATGGTTTTACTCGAAATAAAAAACCTCAACTTGAGACTAACGCTCATTCGCTTTATGCAAATGGCGGGTGTTCTAAGCTTATTTTTATCAGTATTTTCGATGCTGTTGTTGTTTATTGACGAGCAAGAATTTGGTGTTTATGTATTCGGGTTGAGTTTATTGAGTTTGCTCATTTCATTGGGTTTATCCTTCTGGGAAATCAATATTTCTGTTGGCGCACTTCGAGTACATTTGAGCGATTTGACCGAAAAAAAAGAAACCGAACAATGGTAA
- a CDS encoding DUF1800 domain-containing protein translates to MDKNILWSLRLGFSAKQAKSIEKNGLKKFLDLSFATNFDSKIPDFLSESPKTYAEFKEIRKKIKSSPDEKKQMLKKEGQTSAAMKAWWIRKMNQEEFPLREKMTCFWHNHYVSTFQKVKVNYWVFQHNQILRENAFGNFKTLTKKIIKSNAMVRYLDNVDNRKDKLNENLSRELLELFTLGIGNYTEQDIKNGAKGLAGLGIGEENAIYRKFFENNENFDYLGKNGNFKADEMVDIIFEQPNIPYLITRKILKWFIYDEPKEELVHYYGAYLKAMNFEIQPLLIKIFTEEFAKNNSGSKIKNPLEFSLQLMNELSIEDPNEKSIAFFLRAQGMDLFNQPNVKGWDGGNAWLTSQIFLQRNNVADLLCNGRSLTPGKKEMDENSMMKQNPKKQLNVKLDWNKEGNNKEIIAELTNRLLFQTDKNNQTDFEQLLKYDFDSKTDGSENAVLRLFNFMVKTPEFQLI, encoded by the coding sequence ATGGACAAAAACATTCTCTGGTCCTTGCGACTCGGTTTTTCGGCAAAACAAGCCAAAAGCATTGAAAAAAATGGCTTGAAAAAATTCTTGGATCTTTCTTTTGCCACCAATTTCGATTCTAAAATTCCTGATTTTCTAAGTGAAAGTCCTAAAACCTATGCCGAATTTAAGGAAATTCGAAAAAAAATAAAATCAAGTCCCGACGAAAAAAAACAAATGCTCAAAAAAGAAGGGCAAACTTCGGCAGCAATGAAAGCCTGGTGGATCAGAAAAATGAATCAAGAAGAATTTCCGCTTCGCGAAAAAATGACTTGTTTCTGGCACAATCATTATGTGTCGACTTTTCAAAAAGTAAAGGTCAATTATTGGGTATTTCAACACAATCAAATTTTAAGAGAAAATGCTTTTGGCAACTTCAAAACCTTGACCAAGAAAATCATCAAAAGCAATGCAATGGTCCGCTATTTGGACAATGTTGACAATCGAAAAGACAAACTCAACGAAAATTTAAGTCGGGAATTGCTAGAACTTTTTACGCTAGGAATCGGAAATTATACCGAACAAGACATAAAAAATGGAGCTAAGGGACTCGCTGGCCTAGGAATTGGAGAAGAAAACGCCATTTACCGCAAATTTTTCGAAAACAATGAAAACTTCGATTACTTGGGAAAAAACGGCAATTTCAAAGCGGATGAAATGGTTGATATCATTTTTGAACAACCTAATATTCCGTATTTAATTACTAGAAAAATTCTAAAATGGTTTATTTATGATGAACCGAAGGAAGAATTAGTGCACTATTATGGCGCTTATTTGAAGGCGATGAATTTTGAAATTCAACCCTTACTAATTAAAATTTTCACAGAGGAATTTGCTAAAAACAACTCCGGTTCCAAGATAAAAAATCCTTTGGAATTCAGTTTACAACTGATGAACGAGCTCAGTATTGAAGACCCAAACGAAAAATCTATTGCCTTTTTCCTAAGAGCACAAGGAATGGATTTGTTCAATCAGCCCAATGTAAAAGGCTGGGATGGCGGAAATGCTTGGCTCACCTCTCAAATATTTCTGCAACGAAACAATGTCGCCGATTTGCTTTGTAATGGCAGAAGTTTAACCCCAGGCAAGAAAGAAATGGATGAAAATTCGATGATGAAACAAAATCCAAAAAAACAACTGAATGTAAAATTAGATTGGAATAAAGAAGGAAACAACAAAGAAATTATTGCTGAACTCACCAACCGTTTGCTATTTCAAACGGACAAAAATAATCAAACCGATTTCGAGCAACTACTAAAATACGATTTCGACAGCAAAACAGACGGTTCCGAAAATGCCGTCCTGCGCTTGTTCAATTTTATGGTAAAAACACCCGAATTTCAACTCATTTAA
- a CDS encoding DUF1501 domain-containing protein, producing the protein MDRRKFLAITGTFTGGSLLLPDFLYSFGSQNNLVLGEQCVVFVQLNGGNDGLNTFIPFEDSLYHNLRPAISLSKNEVLNSHKGMAFHPALSGFATMQQSGDLSVIQNVGYPNPVRSHFRSQEIWQTAPTKQEYLSDGWLGRYLDLQCKEHQPTAGINIDNIDNLALKGEEPNSITVKDPNRFKTKNKLENEGQLSDNPQLDFVRKIANSVVEGADDIQKALAKSAPSDVVYPKTDLAKNLEWISKLIKGNLNSKVYYTSLGGFDTHDNQLAIHKNKLTELNNAVYSFYQDLKKAQQLQNVTIVVFSEFGRRVKDNGRGTDHGTAAPMFVIGGNNRGQIIGKNPNLSDLDNGDLKHEIDFRSVYASILKNKLNFDASKIGIQNRVLEGLF; encoded by the coding sequence ATGGACAGAAGAAAATTTTTAGCCATCACAGGAACATTTACCGGAGGTTCACTCCTACTTCCTGATTTTTTATATTCGTTTGGTTCGCAAAATAATTTGGTTTTAGGCGAGCAATGTGTTGTTTTCGTGCAGTTGAATGGTGGGAATGACGGATTGAACACCTTTATCCCTTTTGAGGACTCTCTTTATCATAATTTACGCCCCGCTATCTCACTTTCGAAAAATGAAGTTTTAAATTCGCACAAAGGAATGGCTTTTCATCCCGCATTGTCCGGATTTGCTACGATGCAACAAAGTGGCGACTTATCGGTGATTCAGAACGTTGGTTATCCGAATCCGGTTCGCTCCCATTTCCGAAGTCAGGAAATTTGGCAAACTGCCCCCACGAAACAAGAATATCTCAGTGATGGTTGGTTGGGTCGTTATCTTGATTTGCAATGCAAAGAACACCAACCCACAGCGGGTATCAATATTGACAATATCGACAATTTAGCATTGAAAGGCGAAGAACCCAATTCGATTACTGTAAAAGACCCTAACCGATTCAAAACCAAAAACAAGTTGGAAAACGAAGGTCAATTATCGGATAATCCGCAATTGGATTTTGTTCGGAAAATTGCCAACTCCGTCGTCGAAGGCGCCGATGATATTCAAAAAGCATTAGCTAAATCGGCTCCTTCGGATGTTGTGTATCCCAAAACGGATTTGGCAAAAAACCTCGAATGGATTTCGAAATTGATCAAAGGAAACTTGAACTCGAAGGTATATTACACCTCGCTTGGTGGTTTTGATACGCACGACAATCAATTGGCCATCCACAAAAACAAACTAACCGAATTGAATAATGCTGTATATAGTTTTTATCAGGATTTGAAAAAAGCGCAGCAATTACAGAACGTGACCATTGTAGTTTTCTCGGAATTTGGCCGTCGAGTAAAAGACAACGGACGAGGAACCGATCACGGCACCGCTGCACCAATGTTTGTCATCGGAGGAAACAATCGAGGACAAATCATTGGAAAAAATCCTAATCTTTCGGATTTGGACAATGGGGATTTGAAACACGAAATTGATTTCAGGAGTGTATATGCCTCCATTTTGAAAAATAAATTGAATTTCGATGCCTCCAAAATTGGCATTCAAAACAGAGTTCTGGAGGGTTTGTTTTAA
- a CDS encoding uroporphyrinogen decarboxylase, producing MFDIPLTEWVGYLASLVLMISFLMKNINTLRIINSTGCLLFVIYGFMLSTSWPIIISNTFILGVNIYYLTKHFSTKS from the coding sequence ATGTTCGATATTCCACTGACAGAATGGGTAGGCTACTTGGCCTCTTTAGTATTAATGATTTCATTTTTAATGAAAAACATCAACACCTTACGAATCATCAATTCGACGGGATGTCTGTTATTTGTAATCTATGGATTTATGTTGTCCACATCTTGGCCGATTATCATTTCCAATACCTTTATTTTGGGTGTCAATATATACTATTTGACAAAGCATTTTAGCACCAAGTCCTGA
- the aqpZ gene encoding aquaporin Z, whose product MRKLLAEFFGTYWLVFGGCGSALFAAGIPDLGIGFVGVSLAFGLTVLTMAYAVGHISGGHFNPAVSFGLWAGGRFSAKELVPYIIAQCAGAIAAAGTLFAIATGKAGFAIDASKAGAFASNGFGAFSPDGYSMQAAFIAEFILTMFFLLVILGATDKFANGKFAGIAIGLALTLIHLISIPITNTSVNPARSLSQAVFVGGEPLSQVWLFWLAPILGAIVAGLIYKNLLQDTSEA is encoded by the coding sequence ATGAGAAAATTATTGGCCGAGTTTTTCGGAACCTATTGGTTGGTTTTTGGCGGATGTGGTAGCGCTCTTTTTGCGGCTGGAATCCCAGATTTAGGAATTGGATTTGTAGGCGTTTCCCTCGCCTTTGGTTTAACTGTTCTTACAATGGCTTATGCTGTCGGGCATATTTCAGGAGGACATTTTAATCCCGCAGTTTCTTTTGGATTATGGGCTGGAGGACGATTTTCTGCCAAAGAATTAGTGCCTTATATCATCGCGCAATGTGCAGGAGCCATCGCTGCGGCAGGTACTTTGTTTGCTATTGCTACAGGAAAAGCCGGATTTGCCATTGATGCCTCAAAAGCAGGTGCTTTTGCTTCGAATGGTTTTGGCGCTTTTTCCCCTGATGGTTATTCTATGCAAGCGGCATTTATTGCAGAATTCATATTGACCATGTTTTTCTTATTAGTAATCCTTGGAGCCACAGATAAATTTGCCAATGGTAAATTTGCAGGCATTGCCATCGGACTCGCGTTGACATTAATACACTTAATCAGTATTCCAATTACGAACACCTCTGTAAACCCAGCACGATCTTTGTCGCAAGCCGTTTTTGTAGGTGGCGAACCATTATCACAAGTTTGGTTGTTTTGGTTAGCCCCCATTTTAGGCGCAATTGTAGCTGGATTGATTTATAAAAACTTACTTCAAGACACTTCCGAAGCCTAA